Part of the Planifilum fimeticola genome, GCAGACGGTCCACATCCAGCTCCTTTTCCTTCCCCATTCCCAGAACAAAAACCCGTTTGGCGGGAATCTTGTCCCATGTGTGCAGCAGGGTGATTTCCCCGTATTTTCCGGTGATCTCTCCATCCGCAATCAATCGGGAAATCCGGAAATCCAACACCTCGTCCACTGCCCTCGCATCTTCGCGAACGGTCTTGCCGCCTTCGGTGTGCAGGACGACGACCCCGTCGACAGCCAATTGGGGCAACGATTCCTGGGTCACTTTCCACTCCAAAGTTCCGGCCTCCTCTTCCCATTTTTCACCGCAACAGAAAAAAGTGCACCTCTTGCGAGATACACTTCAACCTTCGACACGATGTTTCCCAATCCTTTTTTCCGAGAGGCCGGTTCCATGAAGCAACAGCTGCCTACAGGGCTTCCAGCATCAACATTTCCCGGCGAAGTTCCTCCAGGCGTGCCTTGCACTGATCTATGCGATGGGTGTTGTTTTCAATCAAAGCTTCGTACAGCAGGGCCAGCTCGTAATCCAGCTCCAGTCGGAGAACGGGGATCCGTTTCTCCGGCTCCCGGCACTTGTACGCTTTAATCACCTCTTCCACAGTTCCGCTGCACCCCTTTTTCATGGTTTGGTGCCAACCCGGATCGGGACCGCCATCTCCATCATTTTCCATGACCGATTCTGGATACAGGATGCCCCCCTGATGATCAAAATAAACCCCTGCTCGCCAAAACGGGTGCCGGCAGCCCGAAGACGGGGAAAATGACATACCCGCTTTTCCGATTCCCGAGGAGCCTCTTCCTCTCGACGGAGGAACGGGAACTCTTTCTTCCACAATACGTTCAATTCTCAAAGAAGGTAACGGCCCCTTTCCCCCAACCTCACACCATACATGCCTTTCCGTTCTGCTTTTTGGGTCCCGTCTTCCTTTATGCTAGAATGAAGAAAAGCGCTTGGCAGGTGAAAATCCATGAAACCGGTCGGTTTCACCGAGGAAGATTTCGATGTATTCACCATCCCCGGTCTCGACTCCCGGATGGCGGCCCTGAAGGAGCGCGTCCGTCCGAAACTGGAAGCGATCGGGGAAACCGTGGTTCCCTTCCTGTCCTCCCGGCTCGGGGAACCGGTCTACGCGCACGTGGCCAAACATGCCCGGCGGACCGTTCATCCCCCGGATGACACCTGGGTGGCCTGGGCAACCAACAAGCGGGGCTACAAAGCTCATCCCCATTTTCAGACGGGTCTGTGGCAAACCCATCTGTTCATTGTGTTCGCCCTGATTTATGAGTCCCCGGACAAGGGGGCCTTCGCCCGCAATCTGAAAGAACGGCTGAATGAAATCTGGCCGTCGATTCCCGACCATTTCCTGCTGTCGGATGATCACACGAAGCCGGATGCGGTTCGGAAGGGGGACCTGTCCCTCGACCAGGTGCGGCAGCGCTTGGACCGGTTGGAAACCGTAAAGAAGGCGGAATTCCTGTGCGGCATCCACCTGGACCGCAACGACCCGGTGGTGGGAGACCCGGACCGACTCGTAAACACCATTGAAGAGACCATCGACAAACTTCTTCCCCTCTACCGGCTCGCCGCGAAAGTAGGGGTGCACCCGGGAGGATAATCGAAAAAATGCCCTCGCGGAAGCGAAACAGGGATTTCCTGCGAACCCGCGCCGGAAACTGTCCCTCGTCACGCTTTCCGGAGAGGCAAGAGCGAGAAAAACCCGCTCCAACAGCGGGTTTTTCTCATCCGGAATCTGCGCCGTCCATCGATGGGCTTTTCCGATCAATCCGACTCGACAAGAGTTCCCCGCACCAACACGTCCACCGGACTCCCCAGCCACACCGACGGGGAGGCGGGGCTCCACCGGAGCCGGAGGCATCCCCTTTTTTCCGTTTCCGCCTGCCCCTGCTCCACCCGCACCCGCCCGGACAAACCCAACGGCCGAAACCGGTGGTAACCGATCAATCCGAGAGCCGCCCCTCCGGTCGCCGCATCTTCGCCTCCCCCCAGGGAAGTGGTGAAGACCCGCAAAGCGATGAGCCCCCCATCCACCACGGCAAAAAAGCAAAGCCCTTTTAAACCTTGCTCCCGGCAAATCTTCAAGACGGTTTCCGGCGATAAGGTCAACCGATACAGAGCGTCCGGGGAAGGAAGGGGGATGTACAGCCGCGGCCGGGCTCCGCCGGTGACGGCTGGTTCCCCGGCCAGAAGCCCCTCCCCCAGTCCCAGCCGGGAGAGGACGGATCGGTCCTCCAGCGGACGGGCCGCCTCCACCTCCTGACGGATCCAATAAAGACCTTCGTCCCGGTGCACCACCGCCGCACCGACCGCCGTTTCAAAGGAGCAACCCCCCGGCCCCGCCATTTCCTGCAGCGTCGCCGCCCCGGCCAGGAGGGTCTGGGTGCAGAAAGACAGCTCCTCGAAGGGGGAAAACGTCCGGTGAATCCAATTTCCCGATTCGCCCCTCCAGACGAAACAGGTGTCCGGAAATCCCAGCCGACGGGCGATATACCGGCAGTCCCCGGGACTGGGCGGCTCGGGACAAACCACCACCCCCGTCAAATTCCCCTGCATCGATTCCCGGTGAAACACCCGGGCCAGAAAAACCTTTTTCATTTCCGATTCCTCCGCCATCTCCATCTCCGATTTCCTTTCGGTATCCGGATGAGGATTGGATGGGAAACTTCCGGAGCCGGAAACATCCGGTCACGGAAATTCTTTGGCCATTCGCACCTTTTGTTTGATGTTGTATTATAACAATAATATAATATAAACATAAATTATATAACAGGCCCTGCCGGACAAAAAAAGAAAAACCCGCCCGAAGGCGGGAGATCTTGGGTGCTCTCGATCAGCGATAGCTCTGCAGCAGGGCCTGTGCGTCTTCCTCCTTCAGTCGGAGATCCACCTTGGCCGTAGCCACCTCGCTCGCCCCGATCATCTCCTCGTGGAAGACGGGGCGTTCCTGTTTATACAGGACCCCGGTGACCACTCCTTTCGTTTCATGCAGGAGGCGAAGGGCTCCTTCCCGATCGGTCGGATCGTAATCCTCC contains:
- a CDS encoding YktB family protein; this translates as MKPVGFTEEDFDVFTIPGLDSRMAALKERVRPKLEAIGETVVPFLSSRLGEPVYAHVAKHARRTVHPPDDTWVAWATNKRGYKAHPHFQTGLWQTHLFIVFALIYESPDKGAFARNLKERLNEIWPSIPDHFLLSDDHTKPDAVRKGDLSLDQVRQRLDRLETVKKAEFLCGIHLDRNDPVVGDPDRLVNTIEETIDKLLPLYRLAAKVGVHPGG
- a CDS encoding PhzF family phenazine biosynthesis protein, producing MKKVFLARVFHRESMQGNLTGVVVCPEPPSPGDCRYIARRLGFPDTCFVWRGESGNWIHRTFSPFEELSFCTQTLLAGAATLQEMAGPGGCSFETAVGAAVVHRDEGLYWIRQEVEAARPLEDRSVLSRLGLGEGLLAGEPAVTGGARPRLYIPLPSPDALYRLTLSPETVLKICREQGLKGLCFFAVVDGGLIALRVFTTSLGGGEDAATGGAALGLIGYHRFRPLGLSGRVRVEQGQAETEKRGCLRLRWSPASPSVWLGSPVDVLVRGTLVESD